In the genome of Labeo rohita strain BAU-BD-2019 chromosome 24, IGBB_LRoh.1.0, whole genome shotgun sequence, one region contains:
- the gramd1c gene encoding protein Aster-C: MTQTPKQVTTNELTQDNNQSGEGNWNSEEQEGLEVSGQCIAAPQSAETLLYTSYKQRSDEFRKLFKEVPESEKLIADYTCALQKDILLQGRIYITENCLCFYSHVFRGTKIMINMQDIISMSREKTAKWIPNAIQISTNSEKIFFSSFSAREKSYLGIFRLWQNVLMEKKLTKLELLQMVKQHYGNDLGLSHDEMESFQTSVDTVTPTVPSLNMRGEDYTGRPERPTSLRLPQGELNSYEATTPQGDETQSSVGLHSMLSANGGDDTLSTPSHQRSPNLSLNRSGSERVSKHSSLSLDLNANEDQLSDNSRSDSLEEVEERETASTVSQGRLFVNRVFHVSAEKMFELLFTDSAFLQRFRDIRKIIGATATPWQREASGGMKRTLNYTITMTNPLAGKFSTATETQTLFKESREGQYYMIDSEVYTHDVPYHDYFYTQNRYYIIRNSKHKCRLRIYTDVKYKKQPWGLIKSFITKNSWSGLEEYFRHFEAELLEEEAELTQGSGDAGKTGGLRRRRRTYSRTLQEHMKPGKQYSTDSDQQRTGTMGAMDIKNTSHRWNITSIVFGMSLILFVLVVLNLGLFFKLWAMEDVAHRMYLNTKQRMKERVESSLAPDLGPRQGMPHRSREEAHLLRTVLQDSIKLLEQLRSSLVVLQQNFQVYNRSSSQL; the protein is encoded by the exons ATGACCCAAACACCCAAACAAGTGACAACCAATGAGCTCACACAGGACAACAATCAATCTGGAGAAGGCAACTGGAACTCAGAAGAACAAGAG GGCCTGGAAGTCAGCGGCCAGTGCATAGCAGCACCTCAGTCAGCTGAAACGTTGCTTTACACCAGTTATAAACAGAGGAGTGACGAGTTTCGGAAGTTATTCAAAGAGGTGCCCGAGTCTGAGAAACTAATTGCAG ACTACACCTGTGCTCTCCAGAAGGATATCTTGTTACAAGGACGCATCTACATTACAGAGAATTGTTTATGTTTCTACAGTCATGTTTTTCGTGGTACAAAA ATCATGATAAATATGCAGGACATCATTTCAATGTCACGCGAGAAGACGGCAAAATGGATACCAAATGCTATCCAGATCAGTACTAATTCAGAGAAG ATATTCTTCAGCTCATTTTCAGCAAGGGAAAAAAGTTACCTGGGGATATTTCGGCTTTGGCAGAATGTGCTAATGGAAAAG AAACTGACCAAGTTGGAGCTGTTGCAGATGGTTAAGCAGCATTATGGCAACGACTTAGGATTGAGTCATGATGAAATGGAAAGCTTTCAGACATCAGTAGATACCGTCACACCTACCGTGCCCAG TCTGAATATGCGTGGAGAGGATTACACAGGGAGGCCAGAAAGGCCCACATCGCTTCGTCTTCCCCAAGGGGAACTGAATTCTTATGAGGCCACCACACCGCAGGGAGACGAGACACAGTCCTCGGTTGGACTGCACAGCATGCTCTCAGCAAATGGAGGG GACGACACTCTCAGTACCCCGTCCCATCAGCGCAGTCCAAATCTGTCATTAAACCGTTCAGGGTCTGAACGAGTGTCTAAACACTCCTCTCTTTCTCTGGATCTAAATGCCAATGAAGACCAGCTCTCCGATAACAGCAGATCTGACAGCTTGGAAGAGG TGGAAGAACGTGAGACCGCGTCTACGGTGTCTCAGGGAAGGCTGTTTGTGAACAGGGTCTTTCACGTCAGTGCTGAGAAGATGTTTGAGCTGCTTTTCACTGATTCTGCTTTCTTGCAGAGGTTTAGGGATATCAGGAAGATTATAG GTGCAACAGCTACGCCTTGGCAAAGGGAGGCCTCTGGCGGTATGAAAAGGACTTTGAACTACACTATCACCATGACTAACCCCTTGGCTGGCAAATTCTCCACTGCCACAGAAACCCAG ACACTATTTAAAGAGTCGAGGGAGGGTCAGTACTACATGATAGATTCTGAGGTCTACACACATGATGTCCCGTACCATGACTACTTCTACACCCAGAATCGCTACTATATCATTCGCAACTCTAAGCACAAGTGCAGACTCAG GATTTATACTGATGTCAAATACAAAAAGCAGCCCTGGGGTCTTATTAAATCCTTCATCACAAAAAACTCCTGGAGTGGCTTAGAAGAATACTTCAGACACTTTG AGGCAGAGCTGCTAGAAGAGGAGGCAGAGTTGACTCAAGGAAGCGGAGATGCTGGAAAGACGGGTGGTTTGCGCAGGAGGCGAAGAACTTACAGTCGCACCCTACAGGAACACATGAAACCAGGGAAGCAGTACAGCACAGACTCAGATCAGCAGAGAACTGGCACCATGg GTGCCATGGATATAAAGAACACATCACACAGATGGAACATCACTTCGATTGTATTTGGGATGAGCTTAAT ACTTTTTGTTCTGGTGGTTCTGAACTTGGGGTTGTTCTTTAAACTTTGGGCCATGGAAGATGTTGCTCACCGTATGTATCTAAACACCAAGCAAAGAATGAAGGAGAGAGTCGAGTCCAG tttggcACCTGACCTAGGACCCAGACAGGGTATGCCACACAGAAGTCGAGAAGAAGCACATTTACTGAGGACAGTACTGCAAGATTCCATTAAACTTCTAGAACAG CTACGCAGTTCTCTTGTGGTGCTTCAGCAGAACTTTCAGGTCTACAACAGATCGTCCTCTCAGCTTTAA
- the LOC127155503 gene encoding GTPase IMAP family member 8-like produces the protein MHQLIKECGGGHLQFDQRQPGFYSKKIIQRIEKLKDEYREFLKCEIFDDAEEGFYATEVRVEEEEGNKKGSDGGFLQFFASGKAKLNLVLCGRNTKLKTSVSNMLKGKTSSAHQRESSLVCVKTEVKILERLITVVELPALTELSEDEVMCQTLQCVSLCDFGVHIFLLIIPVGPLTDEDKIELEKIQKIFYYKEHFMVLFTTDRIVDKNVRNSVATTETQRVVSLYGSHYKVMGLKDHRNFEQISDLLEYIENINTEPYSLQMYIRAQEKRVRHELEEKLSEMENKIKELQQKVQQDGEDAPSDSDFLRIVLIGRTGNGKSETGNTILGKEEFRTEASPDSPMTVCMKGVGEVQGRSVAVVDTPGLFDTTLSNEKVQEEIAKCVSLSAPGPHVFIIVLSVGRFTNEEKNTVDLIKMIDLKKLIGNRFLVFNNRDKKILHKLLGF, from the exons ATGCATCAGTTAATAAAGGAGTGTGGAGGTGGACACCTCCAGTTTGATCAAAGACAACCAGGATTTTACTCAAAGAAGATCATTCAAAGGATAGAGAAGTTAAAGGATGAATATAGAGAGTTTCTCAAATGTGAGATATTTGATGATGCAGAAGAAGGATTTTATGCAACAGAGGTCAGAGTGGAAGAGGAAGAAGGAAATAAAAAGGGAAGCGATGGAGGTTTTCTACAGTTTTTTG cttcTGGAAAAGCAAAACTGAACTTGGTGCTGTGTGGAAGAAATACAAAGCTCAAGACCTCCGTATCCAATATGTTAAAAGGGAAAACTTCATCCGCACATCAGAGAGAGTCTAGTTTAGTTTGTGTAAAGACAGAGGTGAAAATACTTGAACGTCTCATCACTGTGGTGGAGCTTCCAGCTCTCACTGAGCTCTCAGAAGATGAAGTGATGTGCCAGACTCTCCAATGTGTTTCTCTCTGTGATTTTGGAGTTCATATTTTCCTCCTCATTATTCCAGTTGGTCCACTTACTGATGAAGACAAAATAGAACTGGAGAAGATCCAGAAGATATTTTACTACAAAGAGCACTTCATGGTGCTCTTCACCACAGATCGCATTGTTGATAAAAATGTGAGAAATTCTGTGGCAACCACAGAAACTCAAAGAGTTGTCAGTCTATATGGGAGTCATTACAAAGTAATGGGGTTGAAAGACCATAGAAACTTTGAACAGATCTCTGACCTGTTGGAATATATAGAGAACATTAATACAGAACCCTACTCACTTCAGATGTACATAAGAGCTCAAGAGAAGAGAGTCAGACATGAGCTAGAGGAAAAACTGAGTGAAATGGAGAACAAAATCAAAGAGTTACAGCAGAAGGTTCAACAAGATG GTGAAGATGCACCATCTGATTCAGACTTTTTAAGAATTGTGCTGATTGGAAGGACTGGAAATGGAAAAAGTGAAACAGGAAACACCATCCTGGGGAAAGAAGAGTTTCGTACTGAAGCCAGTCCAGATTCTCCGATGACTGTCTGCATGAAAGGAGTTGGAGAAGTTCAGGGTAGATCAGTAGCTGTTGTTGATACTCCAGGTCTCTTTGACACCACACTGTCAAATGAAAAAGTGCAGGAAGAAATTGCGAAATGTGTTTCACTGTCAGCACCTGGACCTCATGTCTTTATTATTGTCTTGAGTGTGGGAAGATTCACCAATGAAGAGAAAAACACTGTGGATCTGATAAAGATGATCGATCTCAAGAAATTGATTGGAAAcaggtttttagtttttaataacagagacaaaaaaatactgcaCAAGTTACTTGGCTTTTAA
- the atp6v1ab gene encoding V-type proton ATPase catalytic subunit A, with translation MDFSKLPKVRDEEREGQFGYVHGVSGPVVTASSMAGAAMYELVRVGHSELVGEIIRLEGDMATIQVYEETSGVSVGDPVLRTGKPLSVELGPGIMGSIFDGIQRPLKDINDLTQSIYIPRGVNIGALNRDLKWEFSPVKSIRAGSHITGGDIYGTVLENSLIKHKIMLPPRSRGTVTYVAPPGNYSVSDVVLELEFEGVKEKYTMVQVWPVRQVRPVTEKLPANHPLLTGQRVLDALFPCVQGGTTAIPGAFGCGKTVISQSLSKYSNSDVIIYVGCGERGNEMSEVLRDFPELTMEVDGKVESIMKRTALVANTSNMPVAAREASIYTGITLSEYFRDMGYNVSMMADSTSRWAEALREISGRLAEMPADSGYPAYLGARLASFYERAGRVKCLGNPEREGSVSIVGAVSPPGGDFSDPVTSATLGIVQVFWGLDKKLAQRKHFPSVNWLISYSKYTRALDEYYDKHFAEFVPLRTKAKEILQEEEDLAEIVQLVGKASLAETDKITLEVAKLIKDDFLQQNGYTPYDRFCPFYKTVGILSNMIAFYDMARHAVETTAQSDNKITWAMIREHMGEILYRISSMKFKDPVKEGEEKIKADYAQLHEDMQNSFRTLED, from the exons atgGACTTCTCCAAGCTTCCCAAGGTCCGAGATGAGGAGCGGGAGGGACAATTTGGATACGTGCATGGCGTATCTGGACCTG TGGTGACGGCCTCCAGTATGGCAGGAGCTGCCATGTACGAGCTGGTGCGAGTGGGCCACAGTGAGCTTGTGGGAGAGATCATTCGACTGGAGGGTGACATGGCCACCATTCAAGTCTATGAAGAGACAT CTGGTGTGTCGGTTGGTGACCCTGTCCTGCGCACGGGGAAGCCCCTCTCTGTGGAGTTAGGACCAGGAATCATGGGCTCCATCTTTGACGGTATCCAGCGTCCCCTCAAAGACATCAATGACCTCACCCAAAGTATCTACATTCCTAGAGGAGTCAACATTGGTGCTCTTAACCGTGATCTGAAATGGGAGTTCTCTCCAGTCAAGAGCATACGA GCTGGCAGTCACATCACTGGAGGTGATATCTATGGTACGGTGTTAGAAAACTCGcttattaaacacaaaataatgttaccACCAAGAAGCAGAGGAACTGTCACATATGTAGCACCACCTGGAAACTACAGTGTCTCG GATGTGGTGTTGGAGTTGGAGTTTGAGGGGGTAAAAGAGAAGTACACCATGGTACAAGTGTGGCCTGTGCGTCAGGTCCGGCCAGTCACAGAGAAACTTCCTGCAAATCACCCTCTGCTGACTGGTCAGCGGGTACTGGACGCCCTTTTTCC GTGTGTGCAGGGAGGAACCACAGCCATCCCTGGAGCTTTCGGTTGTGGTAAAACTGTGATCTCTCAGTCCCTGTCTAAGTACTCcaacagtgatgtcatcatctatGTGGGCTGTGGAGAGCGTGGTAATGAGATGTCTGAAGTACTCAGAGATTTTCCTGAG CTCACCATGGAGGTGGACGGAAAAGTGGAGAGCATCATGAAGAGAACAGCCTTGGTTGCCAACACATCCAACATGCCCGTGGCTGCCAGAGAAGCTTCCATTTATACAG GAATCACGCTGTCTGAGTATTTCAGAGACATGGGGTACAATGTCAGTATGATGGCTGACTCCACCTCTCGATGGGCAGAAGCTTTGAGGGAGATCTCCGGTCGTCTGGCTGAGATGCCTGCTG ATAGCGGTTATCCTGCCTATCTCGGAGCACGTCTGGCTTCATTTTATGAGCGTGCTGGTCGAGTTAAATGTCTTGGTAATCCAGAAAGAGAGGGTAGTGTGAGCATTGTGGGAGC TGTGTCTCCCCCTGGTGGTGATTTCTCAGATCCTGTGACATCTGCTACTCTTGGTATTGTACAA GTGTTTTGGGGTCTGGATAAAAAGCTGGCTCAAAGAAAGCACTTCCCTTCAGTGAACTGGCTTATCAGTTACAGTAAGTACACACGAGCACTCGACGAGTACTATGACAAACACTTCGCTGAATTTGTGCCGCTGCGTACCAAAGCCAAAGAGATCCTGCAGGAAGAGGAAGACTTGGCTGAGATTGTGCAGCTTGTGGGGAAG gcaTCACTGGCTGAAACGGATAAAATCACACTGGAAGTTGCCAAATTGATCAAAGATGATTTCCTGCAGCAAAACGGATACACACCTTATGACAG GTTCTGTCCATTCTATAAGACAGTGGGTATCTTGTCCAACATGATCGCGTTCTATGATATGGCACGTCACGCCGTAGAGACCACTGCACAGAGCGACAATAAGATCACCTGGGCCATGATCCGGGAGCACATGGGAGAAATTCTCTACAGGATCAGTTCCATGAAATTCAAG GACCCAGTGAAAGAGGGGGAGGAGAAGATCAAAGCTGATTACGCCCAGCTCCATGAAGACATGCAGAACTCCTTCCGTACACTGGAAGACTAA